The Tachysurus vachellii isolate PV-2020 chromosome 10, HZAU_Pvac_v1, whole genome shotgun sequence genomic sequence tgtgtgtgtgtgtgtgtgtgtgtgtgagagagtgtctgtccgtgtgtgtgtgtgtgtgtgtgagagagtgtctgtccgtgtgtgtgtgtgtgtaagagagtctgtccgtgtgtgtgtgtgtgtgtgtgtgtgtgtgtgtgtgagagagagagtgtctgtccgtgtgtgtgtgtgtgagagagtctgttcatctgtgtgtgtccgagtgtgtgtgtgtgtgagagagtctgtccgtgtgtgtgagagagtctgttcatctgtgtgtgtccgagtgtgtgtgtgtgtgtgtgagagagtctgtccgtgtgtgtgtgtgagagagtctgttcatctgtgtgtgtccgagtgtgtgtgtgtgtgtgagagtctgtccgtgtgtgtgtgtgagagtctgtccgtgtgtgtgtgtgagagtctgtccgtgtatgtgtgtgtgtgtgtgtgtgtgtgagagagtctgtccgtgtgtgtgtgtgtgtgagagagagtctgtccgtgtgtgtgagagagtctggccgtgtgtgtgagagagtctgtccgtgtgtgtgagagagtctgtccgtgtgtgtgagtgtgtgagagtctgtccgtgtgtgtgagtgtgtgagagtctgtccgtgtgtgtgtgtgagagagtctgtccgtgtgtgtgtgtgtgtgtgtgtgtgtgtgtgtgagagagtctgtccgtgtgtgtgtgtaagagagtctgtccgtgtgtgtgtgtgtgtgtgtgtgtgtgagagagagtcagtccgtgtgtgtgtgtgtgtgagagagagagtctgtccgtgtgtgtgagagagagagtctgtccgtgtgtgtgtgtgtgtgtgtgtgtgtgtgtgtgtgtgagagagtgtctgtccgtgtgtgtgtgtgtgtgtgagagagtgtctgtccgtgtgtgtgtgtgtgtaagagagtctgtccgtgtgtgtgtgtgtgtgtgtgtgtgtgtgtgtgtgtgagagagagtgtctgtccgtgtgtgtgtgtgtgagagagagtctgttcatctgtgtgtgtccgagtgtgtgtgtgtgtgtgagagagtctgtccgtgtgtgtgtgagagagtctgttcatctgtgtgtgtccgagtgtgtgtgtgtgagagagagtctgtctgtgtgtgtgtgtgagagagtctgttcatctgtgtgtgtccgagtgtgtgtgtgtgtgtgtgagagagtctgtccgtgtgtgtgtgtgtgagagagtctgttcatctgtgtgtgtccgagtgtgtgtgtgtgtgtgtgagagagtctgttcatctgtgtgtgtccgagtgtgtgtgtgtgtgtccgagtgtgtgtgttcacatcaGTGTTGAAATTGATGGAGGAGTTTTGTGATGTGTCAACATCAGTGTTATTAAACCATGATACAGACTTGGTGTATAAACAGTACACTTTACAAGGTCGTTTAGCTGTTTGCTGAGGTCACCCTTCCAGGTCACATGATCAGAGGGCTGGGTTtcaatataatcatttataaacttCACTAAACACTCAGCTCTTTTAGGGGTTTTCTCACACAACTTGCAGCTACAAAGTGACCAGAGATCTTCCATTTTCATTGAGCGCTGTCTGCTTTCAGGGCCATGAGCAGCCTCGACTGTGGGTGATGAGATCTGAGCGTGTCTTATGTAGTGAGTTAGTAAAGTGACTACTAATGGGAGTGAAGACTAGTGAATTTTACACAAACCCCAAATCCTCCTccagaaaatgtcattttagtagcaagaaaactgatttgtcaTTTCTACCAACTGATAAacgttactatggcaaccagtagtaagAACAGCTACCGATGACTTCACAGTGCAGCGACTGGTGATTAGTGTGAACGTAGATTTAGAGCAACACAAAtagtatttatatacacacacattcacacacacacacacacacacactgttcatgtACACAGTGTAGAGACAGCAGTATTTCAGTACTTAATTTAATTCTCGTTATTCAATAGAGTGAATAAAGAGTGTTGTATACGGGGctttattatattactatacacacacacactctactgtttTACTAACAAACACGTAGCTTAGCCTAAAGCAACAAAAACGAGTGTTTAGTTTGGTGAAAATGAGAGTAATGTCTAAATTAAATTCAGTTGTAGTGTAAAATGAGAGCGAAGTTCTAAAGTCGGGatcatgataaataaaaaataaataaataaattcacacatacttatctaatgtgtgtgtctttttatacgtgtgtgtctgtgtgtgcgcttgtgtctGGCAAGTTGGAAATCTATATAATCAGGAAGTGTGCAGTAACTGATCCTGTCTAGTGAGAGCTGAGAACAGAAACTGACTCTTCTGACCTCATGACCGATGCAGTCTCCTTcatgtgatctctctctctttctgtctttctctctttcattcctgCACGTACATGATTCATTCTTTCGCTGCCCTCTTCTTTCCCTCTATCTATTTCCTCTTATCATaaatttatgacattttattctacagaggtgtgtgtgtgtgtgtgaagcatgATATTATTTTGTGCTTTATCTTGGCATAAAACTCTCACtcttcttctaccgcttatccgaactacctcgggtcacggggagcctgtgcctatctcaggcgtcatcgggcatcaaggcaggatacaccctggacggagtgccaacccatcacagggcacacacacacactctcattcactcacgcaatcacacactagggacaatttttccagagatgccaatcaacctaccatgcatgtctttggaccgggggaggaaaccggagtacccggaggaaacccccgaggcacggggagaacatgcaaactccacacacacaaggtggaggcgggaatcgaaccccgaccctggaggtgtgaggcgaacgtgctaaccactaagccaccgtgccccccataaatATCATTgacaatgtcaaataaaaatatacattacatatatatatatatatataacaaatctgtgtgtgtgtgtgatttgcagGAGTGGTTTGATGTGGAGGTTGAGGAGGATCTTCCTCTGGGTTTTGGGGATCTACGTTGCTATTCCATTCATCATCAAGCTCTGTCCTTCCATCCAGGCCAAGCTGGTCTTTTTAAACTTTGGTGAGTAATTATTCATTCCAAAGCAGCCATTACATAATGCTAAATTTCTAATTAAATGAACTTCCATTTGCAGTTTTTCATTCCTTAACAGATGATGACATCGCTTATTTTAGgaaagggataaaaaaaaacaaaaaaaaaacagagatgtgTCATTTTAAACAGCTTGTGAAATTCATCCGTTTAGGAATCTTTCACATAAGAAATGTAAGataaaacatcttaaaaaaaaatcaaatacaacTTAGCAAAAGCACAGATTTATGATCCTCGTGATTGTTGTAGGCTATGAATTAATTAGTGAAAGCATCTTGAATGACTTCCTCATGATGTGATTATGTACGAGgaagaaacacaacacacctttAGGTGAGATTCTAGATGTCTACATGTAACCCTTTAACGTGAATTGTGTCGTATTTTCTTCATGAGTTTCTGATCACATCAACACATTATTAATGGGAGATGTGGCAACCCGGttgttaaggtgctggactaccgatcagaaggttgtgagcttgaatcccaggtccactactGTCCTGCCACTGccaggcccctgagcaaggcccttaactgtcAGTTGCACAGATGtatgaaatgacagaaaaatcaagtgccataaatgttaatagttttctttaaaaaaaactgttgtatAGAAATCGGGACTTGTCTTCTGCCACTGGGGGATTTATCCACTTCTGACTAGTCTGCTGTGGTAAATCTATCATCTACACCACCGTTCTGATTCTGTTTAGGATTCTGCTTAATTCattgggtgaaaaaaaaaaaaaaacaagaaataaaaagtacGTGATTGTGTAAAGCAATCAATCTTGCTGATGTggcctagagagagagagagagagagagagggtgtgtgtgtgtgtgtgtctttgtgaaaGCCTAGGACATGTGATTGTCTTTCACGCGACTAATTTGTCAGTTTGACGTAGTGAGAAAGCAGAACTGATAACCTGTTTGTTTACCACAGTGTTGAGCTTTAAactctttctgtgtttttttcagtGAGGGTGCCGTATTTTATCGATCTTAAGAAGCCACTGGATCAAGgcctgaaccacacacacaacttctACCTTCAGCCAGAGGAAGATGTTGATATCGGAGTGTGGTAAGAGCTTCATCATGTACACTGTGgggagatgaagaggaggataatgatttttttttttttatagctgtgCACGATATTAGTGGTTAGTCATTAacacgttattattattatattgataTCACAGAATATGCAAAAGTCACCGCAGCAAAACACACTTGAAATGTGGACACTAAATAATCTGATTTCTTAGTTTTCTGTGTGTTCTCTGATAAATCATGTAAGCCTTAATTAAGATTTTATCTTGAATAAATCATTAAGATTATATGATTTATcagaatgttaaatatttaatctttgtgtagacatcttttctttttttataaaggtTTTCAAATAAAAGCACTAAGACTGACCacctgtgtgtgcttgtatatGCTTGTGcgtgcttttgtgtgtttgtgtgtgcttgtgcgtatgtgtgtgcttgtgcgtatGTGTGAAAGTGTAACCTCTGTGTGAAAGCGTAAGACTATGATAACTTGTGCGACTCTTAAAGTGTGACCTACTTTTCAGTACGTCACCGTAATTGTTTTAATGTTGCACTACGAGCAGAATTTAGTGTTTCtaaatttctctttctctctctctctctttttctctctttctctctctctctttttctctctttctctctctctctttttctctctttctctctctctctctgtctctctgtctccctctctctctgtctctctctctttctctgtctccctctctctctctctctctctctgtctctctctctcgctctctctctctctctctctctctctctctctctctctctgtctctctctctctgtctctctgtctctctctctctgtctctctctctttgtctctctctctttctttctctctctctctctctctctctctctctctctctctcaggcacaCAGTACCAGCCCTGCTGTGGAAGGAGGCGCAGGGAAAAGAAGGAAACTGGTACGAAAACAAACTCCAGTCCTCTCACCCAGTCATGCTCTATCTGCATGGCAATGCAGGGACCAggtacgcatacacacacacacacacacacacacacacacacacacacacacttgtcatgTTCTCTGTGCGAGCTTCCAGTGAAATTCAGCTAATTAATCACCTAAATCTAACACTAACCTTAATTTCATTAaccaaaatcacacaaaaaggaaaaatagcCAAATGTCCACACAAGGTGATCTTGATATTCCTGTCCTTTTGAGGacattcgtgtgtgtgtaatgttgttGTTGCCTCATTCCCTGTGTTTCAGAGGAGGAGACCACAGAGTGCAGCTCTATAAGGTAAAACACAcgacacactcacaccaccatCTGCACCTCAGTACTGTGAAcccagtcgtgtgtgtgtgtgtgtgtgtgtgtgtaaaacatttcCTAAAACTTTAAGATGTGTTTTTACGGTGTTTTAGCTATTAGTGTCTTATTTCTTTTTAggaagtgggaaaaaaatcagtgaaatCAATTAATCTTCAGCCACTGTTGACGTGAACAGTGTAGACTATTTCAACATCCTTTTCATTGCGCTTCAGTATTTAATTATATGAGGAAACATGGGCTCGGTGAAATGATTTGAATCTTAATTTATACagaataaattacactcactctctgctcTCTTTCAGGTCCTTAGTTCATTAGGCTACCATGTAGTCACGTTCGATTATAGAGGTaagtcttttcttttattcGGCAATGTGTTTCAatgtgtaaaatgaaataaagattaTAGTGAGAGAGCCTATGAACGTATACAGAGACCTTGCAGATAAGACCATTAttatgcaatgtgtgtgtgtgtgtgtgtgtgtgtgtgtgtgtacgcatcaGGTTGGGGGGATTCAGAAGGCAGCCCTTCTGAGAGAGGGATGACGCAGGATGCTCTCTTCCTCTACCAGTGGCTGAAACAGCGGATCGGTAACACTCCGCTCTACATCTGGGGCCACTCTCTAGGAACCGGGTGAGTCTCACTTTTCTGTTGAAGACCTACAATATTGTTTCAGCAGATCACACCAAAACTGGCGTTCATTCCATCTGAAATATTTCCCCATGCCAGCACAAATAAATCATTCTAAGAATACACTTAAGCTGAAACCCTGTTAGAGAAGCATCAGTACAACAAGAAGTCACTAGCAACAAAAAGTCTTTGTATTTATTGCTTGGTAAAGAAGTGGTTTGTGGTTTCAGTCTTAGCTTGAACAAAGCcagaggatgttttttttacactcctTTAGATTGTGTTCAGATTACAGGTCTCAGAGAGTCTCTTATAAGCCATAATGTTATGGTTCTTTATAACTATTCTGAAAAGGATCGACTCCAAGATCAGTACAAGCACTGACTATTTTAACATTACTCACAGTTTATTCATTcttaagtttgtttgtttacgttttgAAGAACCAGTTATCGATGTGcctttcagttttttttgttcaagttgcatacttttatttcttcttagcTACAGTTTCCTCATAGATCATTACTTCCAAAAGCAAGACCCCTAATGTCAACATCAGATACCGATGTCTCGGCTAATCGGTCACGTTTCATAAAGGGGACAACTGGTGGATATAACAGTACATAACAGTACATAAACGTTTCAATGGAAGCatattatacatacacattgtgaactaaatgtatctaatattaatcttgaattttctattctattaatctttattttattccttatattaACCtgttgttctatgtttatgttctgaaatgctgctttgagacaatgtcaattgtaaaaagcgccatacaaataaacttgaattgaattgaatattagaAGGAGAAATCTGAGAGTGAGCTTGTGaatgatgtgtgtatttaattctgttttttttccccagagtgGCCACTAACTTAGCCAGGCGTCTGTGTGACagaggtgagtgtgtgcatatgtgatCAAACTAACTGTAAGTCGGTCTAAAGGCCATTTGACTTCCCATGTTGCAGACTAGAGTTTAATGGACATTCTGGATAAAGATACTAATTTAGCTGATCGATATCActttttggggggcacggtggcttagtggttagcacgttcgcctcacacctccagggttgggggttcgattcccgcctccaccttgtgtgtgtggagtttg encodes the following:
- the abhd12 gene encoding lysophosphatidylserine lipase ABHD12, whose translation is MRRRNNSPSDEHQSSDASTLLNQGTDVKDKAEAGRDTDKVMGRKCRRSGLMWRLRRIFLWVLGIYVAIPFIIKLCPSIQAKLVFLNFVRVPYFIDLKKPLDQGLNHTHNFYLQPEEDVDIGVWHTVPALLWKEAQGKEGNWYENKLQSSHPVMLYLHGNAGTRGGDHRVQLYKVLSSLGYHVVTFDYRGWGDSEGSPSERGMTQDALFLYQWLKQRIGNTPLYIWGHSLGTGVATNLARRLCDRGTPPDAVILESPFTNIREEAKSHPFSMVYRYLPGFDWFFLDSIAANDIRFPSDENVNHISCPILILHAEDDPVVPFHLGKKLYTVASQSKSLNGHKVQFIPFPSSQGYRHKFIYRSPQLPDILGDFLSTTHPHV